Proteins from a single region of Hermetia illucens chromosome 3, iHerIll2.2.curated.20191125, whole genome shotgun sequence:
- the LOC119652011 gene encoding uncharacterized protein LOC119652011, protein MDISKNTFGFAIFLTTCALFVIADYRNSLRICKIECKVTPLGRQRIVNETCTIKALSRYRTAINIHAFLLEPFQDVLINMQIFKKNSVTYLPYLVNVTVDICKFLGGESVGAAGFYTRFMIGWVNKYSNINHSCPYLGDLWFKNLEPFADKIPVFAPIGDYRLDLRFYQSSLKNLLVTVRGYGTIKLKPYME, encoded by the exons ATGGACATTAGTAAAAACACTTTTGGATTTGCAATCTTCTTAACTACTTGTGCGCTTTTCGTTATTGCTGAC TACAGAAATTCGCTGAGGATATGTAAAATAGAGTGTAAGGTAACTCCATTAGGTCGCCAGCGCATTGTTAATGAAACATGCACAATTAAAGCTTTGAGTCGGTATCGAACTGCTATAAATATTCATGCCTTTCTGCTGGAACCATTTCAGGATGTTTTG ataaatatgcaaattttcaaaaagaacagCGTCACATATTTACCATACCTTGTTAACGTAACAGTTGACATTTGCAAATTCCTGGGAGGCGAGAGTGTTGGTGCAGCTGGTTTCTATACCCGATTCATGATAGGCTGGGTTAATAAGTATTCAAATATAAATCATAGTTGCCCATATTTA GGCGATCTTTGGTTTAAgaatttggaaccatttgctgATAAGATTCCAGTTTTTGCTCCCATCGGCGATTATCGGTTAGACCTACGTTTCTACCAAAGTTCTCTTAAAAACTTATTGGTAACAGTTCGTGGTTATGGAACAATTAAATTGAAGCCCTACATGGAATGA